The genomic interval CCTTTACCACCTACTCGACGTTCGCCGCCGAGACGGCGGCGCTGCCGCCCGCGCTCGCGGCCGGCAACGTCGCCGCGACCTACGCGCTCGGCTTCCTCGCCGTCGTCGGGGGACGGGCCGTGGCGGGGTGGCTGTCGTGATTCCACTGTTCGTCGCCGTCGGCGGGGCGGCGGGCGCGGTCTGTCGCCACCTCGTGAGCGAGCGCGTCGAGCGCGCGACGGCCGACACGCTCGCCGTGAACACGCTCGGCAGTCTCATCTTGGGGGTCGTCCTCGCCGCGCCGGTCGGGGACGCCGCGGCGCTCGCGCTCGGGACCGGCTTCTGCGGCGCGTTCACGACGTTCTCGTCGTTCGCGTTCGAGACGGTTCGGCTGGCGGAGGACGGGTTCGTCCGCGCGGCGACGCGCAACGCCGTCGCGACGCTGGCGCTCGCGCTGCTCGGGGTCACGGTCGGAGGGCTGCTCGGCGGGCTGTTCTAGCCGTCCTCGTCGAGGCGCCGGAGCTCCGCCTCGAAGTCGTCGGCCGTGAACTCAGAGAGGGTCGCGTCGATGTCGCCGCGCAGCCGGTCGATGTCCGCGACGAGTTCGGCGTACGCCTCGCTGTCGGCGAGCTCGCGGTCGCCCTTCTGACTTTCGAGGGCCGCGCGCTTCGAGACGAGCGCGTAGTACTCGCGCACCTGCCGGTCGTACGCGGAGCGCGACAACAGCGCCTCGACGGCCTCCTGTAGCTCGTCGCGCCGGACCGGCTTCACGAGGTAGTCGTCGAACCCCATCTCGATGATGTCGAAGTCGGGTTCGACGGCGGTGACCATCGCCACCCGGCAGTCGTACCCTCCCTCGCGGAAGCGGTCGAGCACCTCGTCGCCCGAGCGGTCCGGCATCAGCCGGTCGATGAGGGCCACGTCCACGTCGCCGTCCATCGCGTCGATGCCCTCCTCGCCGCCGTAGGCGGTCCGGACGTCGTACTCGTCGGTCAGCCACGCCGCGTACAGGTCGGCGAGGTCGGGCTCGTCGTCGATGACGAGCACCGTCGGCCGCTCGCTCACCGCGGCCCCCCCGAGCGTGAGTCCGGTTGCACACCGGTGACTCACCGCCGGGGAGTATGAGGTTTTGGGAGGAAGTCGGTTCTCGACTCACTCGGAGACGGGAGACAGTATCGCGGCCGCTGCGAAGCGGTCGTCGCAGAAAGCGCCCGAGGCGGGATTTGAACCACGGTCGCTCGCTTCGCTCTCTGCT from Halosegnis marinus carries:
- a CDS encoding fluoride efflux transporter FluC, translating into MAVVIPLFVAVGGAAGAVCRHLVSERVERATADTLAVNTLGSLILGVVLAAPVGDAAALALGTGFCGAFTTFSSFAFETVRLAEDGFVRAATRNAVATLALALLGVTVGGLLGGLF
- a CDS encoding HalX domain-containing protein, with protein sequence MSERPTVLVIDDEPDLADLYAAWLTDEYDVRTAYGGEEGIDAMDGDVDVALIDRLMPDRSGDEVLDRFREGGYDCRVAMVTAVEPDFDIIEMGFDDYLVKPVRRDELQEAVEALLSRSAYDRQVREYYALVSKRAALESQKGDRELADSEAYAELVADIDRLRGDIDATLSEFTADDFEAELRRLDEDG